A single Pedobacter sp. PACM 27299 DNA region contains:
- a CDS encoding glycoside hydrolase family 2 protein, translated as MHRQKIIATILFFLFQLAVTTAKPVSSALNGRETIPFNANWQFYFAYNFEQGIKKETVNLPHTWNANEVLEGLAEYKRSSAIYENSLNVPNEWGAKRLFLYFEGANSVATVFINNKAVAEHKGGYTGFAVEITDDVKPGHNSIAVQVSNAYRLDVIPLHGDFNIYGGLHRPVSLIVTEKNCISPLDYGSSGVYLTQKAVSENSADLEILTKLSLSDAKNLSLKITLFDHAGKEIRSITHPVNAGEGAGAATQFKTQMHLLNPHLWNGKADPYLYNVAVDLLQDGKVIDHVSQPLGFRYYRVDPDKGFFLNGKYLDLYGAGRHEDWSGKGSALTDADHDQDMELMKEMGATAARLTHYPHSKHFYDLCDHNGMVLWSEIPFVGPGGYTGTGYVKDLQLEENTKKMLKELIRQNYNHPSVCFWGLFNELKLNYDDPQPFIKELNELAKAEDPERLTTLASNLGAANFTDLTDLMGWNQYFGWYGGSFDQVAKWADQTHKALPAKPISISEYGAGASPFKHIEELAAPEAKGRFHPEEWQTAFHEKHWEELKKRPYIWGKFIWVLADFGSAIRTEGDNNGINDKGLVTYDRKIKKDAFYFYKANWNPEPMVYITSRRNTMRIKAVTPVKIFSNLPDAELWINGKSMGKKKKNAMNTVIWENVKLNKGRNEILVKGKSAGSTLVDTCIWELQ; from the coding sequence ATGCATCGACAAAAAATTATTGCCACGATCCTTTTCTTTTTATTTCAACTGGCTGTGACGACAGCAAAACCTGTTTCTAGTGCATTAAATGGGAGGGAAACCATTCCATTTAATGCCAACTGGCAATTTTATTTTGCATATAACTTTGAACAAGGCATCAAAAAAGAAACCGTCAATCTGCCACATACCTGGAATGCCAATGAGGTATTGGAAGGGCTGGCAGAATACAAACGCAGTTCGGCGATTTATGAGAATAGTCTGAATGTTCCAAACGAATGGGGCGCTAAAAGACTATTCCTTTATTTCGAAGGTGCCAATAGTGTGGCCACGGTATTTATAAACAACAAAGCAGTTGCGGAACATAAAGGTGGTTATACCGGATTTGCAGTAGAAATTACCGATGATGTGAAGCCAGGTCATAATTCCATCGCCGTTCAGGTGAGCAATGCTTACCGTTTAGATGTGATTCCATTGCATGGTGATTTCAATATTTATGGTGGTCTGCACCGTCCGGTCTCTTTGATCGTCACAGAAAAAAACTGCATCAGTCCGCTGGATTATGGTTCTTCTGGCGTGTACCTGACGCAAAAGGCCGTTTCTGAGAACTCCGCTGATCTGGAAATCCTGACAAAATTGTCTTTGTCCGATGCCAAAAATCTAAGCCTTAAAATTACCCTTTTTGATCATGCAGGAAAGGAAATACGTTCCATCACTCATCCTGTAAATGCAGGAGAAGGTGCTGGAGCTGCCACTCAATTTAAGACACAAATGCACCTCCTAAATCCACATTTGTGGAATGGTAAAGCCGATCCTTATTTGTATAATGTTGCTGTAGACCTGCTTCAGGATGGAAAAGTAATTGATCATGTCTCTCAGCCTCTGGGTTTTCGCTACTACCGCGTAGACCCAGATAAAGGTTTTTTCCTGAATGGAAAATACCTGGATTTATATGGTGCAGGAAGGCATGAAGACTGGTCTGGGAAAGGTTCTGCCTTAACCGATGCAGATCATGATCAGGATATGGAGCTGATGAAAGAAATGGGAGCAACAGCTGCAAGGCTTACCCATTATCCGCATAGCAAGCATTTCTACGATTTATGTGATCACAATGGAATGGTATTGTGGTCAGAGATTCCATTTGTGGGCCCAGGAGGATACACTGGAACCGGCTATGTGAAAGATCTGCAGCTGGAAGAAAACACAAAGAAGATGCTGAAAGAACTGATCCGTCAGAATTACAACCACCCTTCGGTATGTTTTTGGGGCTTATTCAATGAGCTAAAACTCAATTACGATGATCCACAGCCCTTTATTAAAGAACTGAATGAATTGGCGAAAGCCGAAGATCCGGAAAGATTGACCACATTGGCTTCTAACCTGGGGGCGGCTAATTTCACTGACCTGACAGACCTGATGGGCTGGAATCAATATTTCGGCTGGTATGGTGGCAGCTTTGATCAGGTGGCCAAATGGGCAGATCAAACGCATAAAGCCTTACCTGCTAAGCCCATTTCTATCTCAGAGTATGGTGCAGGGGCGAGTCCCTTCAAACACATCGAAGAATTAGCTGCTCCGGAAGCAAAGGGGCGCTTTCATCCGGAAGAATGGCAAACGGCATTCCATGAAAAACATTGGGAAGAACTGAAGAAACGTCCTTATATCTGGGGTAAATTTATCTGGGTCCTCGCAGATTTTGGTTCCGCAATCCGAACGGAAGGCGACAACAATGGCATTAATGATAAAGGACTGGTGACTTACGATCGCAAGATTAAAAAGGATGCTTTCTATTTTTATAAAGCAAACTGGAACCCGGAGCCGATGGTTTACATTACTTCCAGAAGAAATACAATGCGTATCAAAGCAGTCACACCAGTAAAAATCTTTAGTAATTTACCAGATGCAGAACTTTGGATCAATGGGAAAAGCATGGGTAAAAAGAAAAAGAATGCGATGAACACGGTGATCTGGGAAAATGTGAAGCTGAATAAAGGGAGAAATGAGATCCTGGTAAAAGGGAAATCTGCTGGCAGCACGTTAGTAGATACCTGTATTTGGGAACTTCAGTAA
- a CDS encoding discoidin domain-containing protein gives MRTKTLTLCLLLATSLFACKKSQVATDVTALEVSTDTVYTSPQSRNLNLVYFVPNDLDTLPAYEKRLSELMLWTQNYMKQEMLRNGYPNKTFGMFADLNINRVKITTIRGTKPKSDYSYSNGVGNVQAEINAYFTAHPTEKTSDHTLVILPRYSFRPDGTPDGGPFFGLGRWCFALDYEGLDIKNLGKTDTEGNRFSVWFGGLVHELGHGLNLPHNCQKVSENATLGMALMWAGNGTLGKSNTFLTATDCAILNVNQIFNNESKTYYGAVNARVTRIHADYSTTKSAIVLSGRFTSDTKVNSIVYYNDPNVNNEGVGANKDYNAVTWESKAIGTDSFYVEMPIADFKYKDASPYELRLKLVHDNGTVTQNSYAYKFVNALPVLEFSTKNEISKAGWSIAAFSSQQTTAVAANVIDNNLSTGWHSQWSVAPAASYPHFITVDLGQLKTLDGFTILNGDRRAIKDVDILYSTDGINFSLASTLQIPKLGSIQNFAFQAPLSFRYFKILAKSSWDGEQFAQFAELGFYKN, from the coding sequence ATGAGAACCAAAACTTTAACACTTTGCCTATTACTGGCAACTAGCCTCTTTGCGTGCAAGAAATCTCAAGTGGCAACAGACGTAACTGCGTTAGAAGTTAGCACAGACACGGTATACACCAGTCCGCAGTCGCGTAATCTGAACCTTGTTTATTTTGTGCCCAACGACCTTGATACGCTTCCTGCGTATGAAAAGCGTTTAAGTGAGCTAATGCTATGGACACAGAACTACATGAAACAGGAAATGCTGCGCAACGGATATCCAAATAAAACATTTGGAATGTTTGCCGATCTGAACATTAACCGCGTAAAAATTACCACCATCAGAGGTACAAAACCAAAAAGTGATTACTCCTATTCTAATGGTGTTGGAAATGTACAGGCGGAGATTAACGCCTACTTTACCGCGCATCCCACAGAAAAAACAAGTGACCATACACTGGTGATCTTACCGCGATATAGTTTCAGGCCAGATGGAACGCCTGATGGCGGGCCGTTCTTTGGTTTGGGAAGATGGTGCTTCGCATTAGATTATGAAGGATTAGATATCAAAAATCTTGGAAAAACTGATACTGAAGGCAATCGTTTCAGTGTTTGGTTCGGCGGATTGGTACATGAGCTGGGCCATGGATTGAACCTACCGCACAATTGCCAGAAAGTTTCTGAAAATGCAACACTTGGTATGGCTTTAATGTGGGCAGGAAATGGGACGCTAGGGAAATCAAATACCTTCCTGACTGCTACAGATTGTGCCATTCTAAATGTCAACCAGATTTTTAACAACGAGAGTAAAACTTATTACGGGGCTGTGAATGCCAGGGTAACCAGGATTCACGCGGATTATTCGACCACAAAATCAGCTATTGTACTTTCCGGTAGATTTACCAGTGATACGAAAGTAAACAGCATCGTGTATTACAATGATCCGAATGTAAATAATGAAGGGGTAGGTGCAAACAAAGATTATAATGCGGTAACCTGGGAATCTAAAGCGATTGGAACAGACAGCTTTTATGTAGAAATGCCAATTGCTGATTTTAAATATAAAGACGCTAGTCCTTATGAATTGCGCTTAAAATTAGTCCACGATAATGGAACAGTCACACAGAATAGCTATGCCTATAAATTTGTGAACGCTTTACCAGTTCTGGAATTCAGTACTAAAAATGAAATCAGTAAAGCAGGCTGGTCTATAGCCGCTTTCAGCTCCCAGCAAACTACTGCTGTTGCAGCAAATGTGATCGACAACAACTTATCAACCGGATGGCATAGCCAATGGTCTGTAGCACCGGCAGCAAGTTACCCGCATTTTATTACGGTAGATCTGGGACAGCTTAAAACCCTGGATGGCTTTACTATTTTAAATGGCGATAGACGCGCGATTAAGGACGTAGATATCTTATACAGTACAGACGGCATCAATTTCAGCCTGGCCTCCACCTTACAAATCCCTAAACTAGGGTCGATTCAAAACTTTGCTTTTCAAGCACCATTGAGCTTCAGATATTTTAAAATCCTGGCGAAATCAAGCTGGGATGGCGAACAATTCGCACAATTTGCCGAGTTAGGCTTCTATAAAAATTAA
- a CDS encoding right-handed parallel beta-helix repeat-containing protein: protein MMRDKFLFSCLIAVFFFAGVSSTTKAQNLISKSKYYVDSEYGNDDYSGKSQKLAWKSLRKVNTQTFTPGDRVAFKRGGKWKGQLLPQGSGTKESPIVFTAYGKGDLPAIAAEGQFKDAILLKNISNIALENLDISNYDASVKAQKTGPTGVRILAENIGTISNIRLSNLYVHDINGDNKKGSNEGNGIFWDCQGPKPSNIENLLIENCKVVKVDRNGIRGNGTFAFRDQWFPNKNLIIRGCTLEDIGGDGIVVKAFDGSLIEHNKLFHIRTRAKDNAVGIWPHSSDNTIIQYNEVAFTKNLDWSNDGQSFDIDGNCNNTIIQNNYSHDNDGGFMLVISDAINAKSKMTTNSIIRNNLSINDGNKRKRLFNFALVTDDTQISNNIFYNSGQDSVRMELIDIEHGVPKNVVLEGNIFAYQGLATGVFAKSAKQYAVLTWTGNVFKGNISGKDQLLNVKQEPVIKKKNLKEFPWSFIKVLNLEKML from the coding sequence ATGATGAGAGATAAATTCCTGTTTTCATGTTTGATAGCTGTGTTCTTTTTTGCTGGAGTAAGCTCCACAACAAAAGCTCAGAATTTGATCAGCAAGAGTAAGTATTATGTGGATAGTGAGTATGGTAATGATGACTATTCCGGAAAGTCACAAAAATTAGCCTGGAAATCATTACGTAAAGTAAATACACAAACGTTTACCCCTGGTGATCGTGTTGCTTTTAAAAGAGGTGGCAAATGGAAAGGGCAATTGCTGCCTCAGGGTTCCGGAACGAAGGAAAGCCCGATTGTTTTTACTGCTTATGGGAAAGGTGACCTACCGGCTATCGCTGCGGAAGGTCAGTTTAAAGATGCTATACTGTTAAAGAATATCAGCAATATTGCATTGGAAAATTTAGACATCTCTAATTATGATGCTTCAGTCAAAGCGCAGAAAACAGGTCCTACAGGGGTCCGTATTCTTGCCGAAAATATTGGGACGATCAGTAACATCCGACTTTCTAATCTGTATGTGCATGACATTAATGGAGACAATAAAAAGGGAAGCAATGAAGGAAACGGAATTTTCTGGGATTGTCAGGGACCAAAACCGAGTAATATTGAAAACCTGCTGATCGAAAATTGTAAAGTGGTTAAAGTGGATAGAAACGGAATTCGTGGGAATGGAACTTTTGCCTTTCGTGACCAATGGTTTCCAAATAAAAATTTAATCATTCGCGGCTGTACCCTGGAAGATATTGGCGGAGACGGGATTGTTGTCAAAGCATTTGATGGTTCTTTAATAGAGCACAATAAGTTGTTTCATATCAGAACCCGTGCTAAAGACAATGCAGTTGGTATTTGGCCGCATAGCAGCGATAATACCATCATTCAATACAATGAAGTCGCTTTTACGAAAAACCTGGATTGGTCTAATGATGGGCAATCATTTGACATCGATGGGAATTGCAATAATACCATTATTCAGAACAACTATAGCCATGACAATGATGGTGGCTTTATGCTGGTAATTTCGGATGCGATTAATGCGAAAAGTAAAATGACCACCAATAGCATCATCAGGAATAACCTGAGTATAAACGATGGCAATAAACGCAAACGTCTGTTCAATTTTGCTTTAGTCACAGATGATACTCAAATCAGCAATAATATTTTTTACAATAGTGGACAGGATTCTGTGAGAATGGAACTGATAGACATCGAACATGGTGTCCCTAAAAACGTGGTGCTGGAAGGTAATATTTTCGCATATCAAGGATTAGCGACAGGGGTTTTCGCCAAATCTGCAAAACAATATGCCGTCCTAACCTGGACAGGTAACGTGTTCAAAGGAAATATTTCTGGAAAAGATCAACTACTAAATGTTAAACAAGAGCCTGTAATAAAGAAAAAGAACTTGAAGGAATTTCCCTGGAGTTTCATAAAGGTGTTGAATCTTGAAAAAATGCTCTGA
- a CDS encoding RagB/SusD family nutrient uptake outer membrane protein codes for MKIKFIHLVMAVFLLMAGACKKGGFLDAKLASDLNETTTFTDSVRTIAFLTRLYTNVGFNFDANRWEGGGHPVLADEAIPVRYTGPQNDAILMASGALSPSSTNVSKQAEVLNNWKLPWENIRRANVFLSNVDRSPLSAGLKKKLKAETRFLRAWYYFQLVKVYGGVPLIGDVNYGIADNIDLPRSSYSDCVDYIVNECNAAAADLPDFDTQLQQDYGRATKGACMGLKSRMLLYAASPLFNGEGIAADAALKSIAGYANIDPERWNKAAQAAKEIINSGTYVLREDNVTRRGYGFYSVFLTRYNREYLFGAMKAPNREYENNLLPTSRAGSGKSSAPTQQLVDAFGMENGLPITDPASGYNPNDPYVKRDPRFGNSIIYNGATFFLTSSNAMVAVNTFVGASPDGPAATGPIAIPGYYWRKMMVEDGGGNTDRCYPLIRYAEILLNYAEALNEYQGPTSEVYATLIQIRKRAGILPGLDDNYGLKSGISKAEMRLVIQNERRVELALEEHRVWDVRRWKIAEVTDNVMLKGMKITKTGNALTYEVIDIKPHFFRPAFYLFPIPESEMAKSPKFVQNPGW; via the coding sequence ATGAAGATAAAATTTATACACCTGGTGATGGCAGTATTTCTGCTGATGGCAGGGGCTTGTAAAAAAGGAGGCTTCCTTGATGCAAAACTGGCCAGCGACCTCAATGAAACCACTACTTTTACAGATAGTGTACGTACAATTGCTTTTTTAACCAGACTTTACACGAATGTCGGATTTAACTTTGATGCCAATAGGTGGGAAGGTGGAGGACATCCGGTGCTGGCAGATGAAGCGATTCCTGTTCGCTATACAGGGCCACAAAATGATGCCATTCTAATGGCCAGTGGTGCACTTTCGCCCTCCAGTACTAACGTATCAAAACAAGCTGAAGTACTCAACAACTGGAAATTGCCATGGGAGAATATCCGTAGGGCAAATGTATTCCTGAGCAATGTAGATCGCAGTCCTCTGAGTGCCGGTTTAAAGAAAAAACTGAAAGCAGAAACCCGTTTTTTACGCGCCTGGTATTATTTCCAGCTGGTAAAAGTATATGGAGGCGTGCCTTTGATTGGTGATGTAAATTATGGAATTGCAGATAATATTGATTTGCCACGCTCCAGTTACAGCGACTGTGTCGATTATATCGTGAACGAATGTAATGCGGCAGCAGCGGATTTACCAGACTTCGATACGCAGCTGCAGCAAGATTATGGGCGCGCTACAAAAGGTGCCTGCATGGGGCTTAAATCAAGAATGTTATTATACGCAGCAAGTCCATTGTTTAATGGGGAAGGAATTGCAGCAGATGCAGCATTGAAAAGTATTGCTGGTTATGCAAACATAGATCCGGAACGTTGGAATAAAGCAGCACAGGCCGCTAAAGAAATCATCAATTCTGGTACTTATGTTTTAAGAGAAGATAATGTTACGCGTAGAGGATATGGTTTTTACAGTGTGTTTTTAACCCGTTACAACAGAGAATATTTGTTCGGAGCAATGAAAGCTCCCAACAGAGAATATGAAAATAACTTGTTGCCAACTTCCAGAGCAGGCAGTGGAAAATCCAGTGCGCCAACACAGCAATTGGTAGATGCTTTTGGAATGGAAAATGGATTGCCGATTACCGATCCTGCTTCCGGATACAACCCTAATGATCCTTATGTGAAACGTGACCCTCGCTTTGGAAACAGTATCATTTACAATGGCGCCACGTTTTTCCTGACAAGCAGCAATGCAATGGTGGCGGTAAATACATTTGTAGGCGCCAGTCCCGATGGTCCGGCAGCAACAGGACCAATTGCGATTCCAGGATACTACTGGAGAAAGATGATGGTAGAAGATGGTGGTGGTAATACCGACCGTTGTTATCCATTGATCAGATACGCCGAAATTCTGTTGAATTATGCAGAAGCACTGAATGAATATCAAGGGCCAACCAGCGAGGTGTATGCTACCCTGATTCAAATTAGAAAACGTGCAGGGATTTTACCAGGTTTAGATGATAATTATGGCCTTAAATCAGGAATCAGCAAAGCAGAGATGCGTCTGGTGATTCAGAATGAGCGCAGGGTAGAATTGGCATTGGAAGAACACCGTGTTTGGGATGTGAGAAGATGGAAAATTGCAGAGGTCACCGATAATGTCATGCTTAAAGGAATGAAAATTACTAAAACAGGAAATGCGCTGACTTATGAAGTGATAGATATTAAACCGCATTTTTTCCGACCTGCATTTTATCTATTCCCAATTCCAGAATCAGAAATGGCCAAGTCGCCAAAGTTTGTGCAAAATCCGGGCTGGTAG
- a CDS encoding SusC/RagA family TonB-linked outer membrane protein, with translation MQRFIYITLAMVFFLPGLLLAQTKVIKGLVKESGGPLPGATVVEKGVAGNGTQTDNDGRFQLTLKGSSQTIVIKSVGFISQEINVSNKKEVTVTLAVDAKGLEELIVVGYGKQKKITNTGAVSSINGAEIRQNPTASVQNTLAGRLPGFFSQQRSGQPGKDGADFFIRGMSSYAGTQRPLIIVDDIEYSYSDVSQLDPNEIESISILKDASTTAIYGVKGANGVMVITTRRGVSGAPVINFKTELGLQQKTFTPKFLGSYDAAILTNQALRNSDQSLRFTDKDIQLFKDGTDPYGHPDVDWYSTLMNPTALISRNNLDISGGTESVKYFVSMGYLWQNGALKDFSSKSEVNNTHYYKRYNFRSNLDVQATKTLSFKLDMTGRFGETNDPITNSPNGNGLIGEIYSYNFLPPFAYAVYNPDGSYATGSNLGGVNIVGRLATQGYNRSFDNDLNITFGGVQKLDMLTEGLSAKALISYASAQVNKRGLARTNTNFPMYYYNQETGVYTPKDATVYRIPPYNLTRSAGGASRTTNVQASLNYDRNFGDHRIYALGLYNQNSYIQNDNAVTDSSIPANFRGMTMRTGYDYKQKYLLEFNAAYNGTDKFVGKKRYGWFPAISGGWNIAEESFFKKKVSFVNLFKIRGSYGLVGSDNIGDGKFVYEQVYTNDGSYSFGQQHNNYAGIKEGTLGNDNVTWEKENKLDIGLDVSMFEGKLSFTVDYFNNNRYDILTPRASVPLIMGVGLPPMNLGKVNNKGWDGEINYRNSFKGLQYFARGTFSYAKNKIVFRDEANPRYPWLARTGQPIGQGFGYIFDGYYQSLEDIANSPKPTTSIKPGDLKYKDLNGDGIIDALDQRAVGNPNLPSTTIGLTLGFTYKGISFSMLLQGAYDYSMYFASEAIEGLSANFQPIHQQAWTPELGNNAKFPLLGTNSTISRANVSLSDFWLVDARYLRLKTMEIGYQLPTSWVKPIGFKGIRVYTNGYNLLTWTNVDKFYQADPESVNASGGIINTGAITAYPNQRIYNFGVTFSL, from the coding sequence ATGCAAAGATTTATATATATCACACTTGCAATGGTTTTTTTCCTGCCAGGGCTCCTTTTGGCACAAACCAAAGTGATCAAAGGCTTGGTAAAGGAAAGCGGAGGGCCGCTTCCAGGAGCTACCGTTGTGGAGAAAGGGGTAGCCGGAAATGGTACCCAAACCGACAACGATGGCCGCTTTCAACTGACCTTAAAAGGTAGTAGTCAGACTATCGTGATCAAGAGTGTTGGTTTTATCAGCCAGGAAATAAACGTATCTAATAAGAAAGAAGTCACAGTTACCCTTGCCGTAGATGCGAAAGGACTGGAAGAACTCATCGTAGTGGGGTACGGTAAACAAAAGAAAATTACCAATACCGGTGCAGTAAGTTCAATTAATGGAGCAGAAATCAGACAAAATCCTACCGCCAGTGTGCAAAACACACTTGCTGGCCGTTTACCAGGTTTCTTTTCTCAGCAGAGATCCGGACAGCCGGGAAAAGATGGAGCAGATTTCTTTATTCGTGGGATGAGCAGCTATGCAGGTACTCAGCGCCCATTGATTATTGTAGATGATATTGAATACAGCTATTCGGATGTTTCACAATTGGATCCAAATGAAATTGAAAGTATCTCTATTTTGAAAGATGCTTCCACCACGGCAATTTATGGTGTAAAAGGAGCAAATGGGGTGATGGTGATTACGACCAGAAGAGGAGTTTCTGGCGCACCAGTGATCAACTTTAAAACAGAGCTTGGCTTACAGCAAAAAACTTTTACGCCTAAGTTCCTCGGCTCTTATGATGCAGCAATACTGACCAATCAGGCATTGCGCAACAGTGATCAGTCTTTGCGTTTCACGGATAAGGACATCCAGCTTTTTAAAGATGGTACCGATCCTTATGGGCATCCAGATGTAGATTGGTACAGTACGCTGATGAATCCTACGGCATTGATCTCTAGAAACAACCTGGACATCTCCGGAGGTACAGAAAGCGTAAAATATTTTGTTTCGATGGGCTACTTATGGCAAAATGGTGCTTTAAAAGATTTCAGCTCTAAAAGTGAAGTGAACAATACCCATTACTATAAACGTTATAATTTCCGTTCCAACTTAGATGTACAAGCGACGAAAACATTGAGCTTTAAGCTGGATATGACAGGTCGTTTTGGAGAAACAAATGACCCTATTACCAATAGCCCGAATGGGAATGGTCTGATTGGCGAGATTTACAGTTATAACTTTTTACCGCCATTTGCTTATGCAGTGTATAATCCTGATGGCAGTTACGCGACTGGTTCTAACCTGGGTGGCGTCAATATTGTGGGTCGTCTGGCCACACAAGGGTATAATAGGAGTTTCGACAATGACTTAAACATTACCTTTGGTGGTGTTCAAAAATTGGATATGCTCACTGAGGGATTGTCAGCGAAAGCTTTAATCTCTTACGCTAGTGCCCAAGTAAATAAAAGAGGTTTGGCAAGAACCAATACCAATTTTCCAATGTATTACTACAATCAGGAAACTGGTGTATACACGCCAAAAGATGCTACCGTATATCGGATTCCACCATATAACCTGACGCGTTCTGCAGGCGGTGCTTCCAGAACTACCAACGTTCAGGCTTCCTTAAATTATGACCGTAATTTTGGGGACCATAGGATATATGCCCTCGGACTGTATAATCAAAACAGTTACATTCAAAATGACAATGCGGTAACCGATTCCAGTATTCCAGCCAATTTTAGAGGGATGACAATGAGAACCGGTTATGATTATAAACAAAAGTATTTATTGGAGTTCAATGCCGCTTACAATGGAACGGATAAGTTTGTAGGAAAGAAACGCTATGGATGGTTCCCGGCTATATCCGGAGGATGGAACATTGCAGAAGAGTCTTTCTTTAAGAAGAAGGTTTCTTTTGTCAACTTGTTTAAAATCCGTGGTTCTTATGGTTTAGTAGGTTCAGATAATATTGGTGATGGTAAGTTTGTCTATGAACAGGTGTATACCAATGACGGCTCTTATTCATTCGGACAGCAGCACAACAATTACGCTGGCATCAAAGAAGGTACGTTAGGAAATGACAACGTGACCTGGGAAAAAGAGAATAAACTGGATATCGGTTTAGACGTTTCCATGTTCGAAGGAAAACTTTCCTTTACCGTGGATTATTTCAACAACAACAGGTATGATATTTTAACACCAAGAGCGAGTGTGCCCTTGATTATGGGGGTTGGATTGCCGCCGATGAACCTGGGGAAAGTGAATAACAAAGGATGGGACGGAGAGATCAATTACAGGAATAGCTTTAAAGGCCTGCAGTACTTCGCCAGAGGAACTTTCTCGTATGCGAAAAATAAGATTGTTTTTAGAGATGAAGCCAATCCGCGCTACCCTTGGTTAGCAAGAACCGGCCAGCCAATCGGACAAGGTTTTGGGTATATCTTTGATGGCTATTACCAGAGTCTGGAAGACATTGCCAATAGCCCTAAGCCAACGACGAGCATCAAACCCGGGGATTTAAAATATAAAGACCTGAATGGGGATGGAATTATTGATGCATTGGATCAGCGTGCCGTAGGTAATCCTAATTTACCAAGTACCACCATAGGATTAACCTTAGGTTTTACTTACAAAGGCATTAGCTTTAGTATGTTACTTCAGGGAGCTTATGATTATAGCATGTATTTTGCTTCTGAAGCGATTGAAGGACTAAGTGCTAATTTCCAGCCGATTCATCAGCAAGCATGGACACCAGAATTGGGCAATAATGCAAAATTCCCATTGCTAGGCACCAACAGCACAATTAGCCGCGCTAACGTATCCCTTTCAGACTTCTGGTTAGTGGATGCACGTTACCTACGTCTAAAAACGATGGAAATTGGCTATCAGCTGCCAACATCATGGGTAAAACCTATTGGCTTTAAAGGAATCAGGGTGTATACCAATGGATATAACCTATTAACCTGGACCAACGTGGATAAATTCTACCAGGCAGATCCAGAATCGGTGAATGCCTCTGGTGGAATTATCAATACCGGAGCGATTACCGCTTATCCAAATCAACGCATCTATAATTTCGGTGTTACTTTCTCATTATAA